The Methanobrevibacter sp. region CATATGCCCCTGCAATTACCCTAGGACATACCTCCTGACACATCCCGTTTCCCTTACGATAGCATTCCTCCTGAATAAAAGGCTTTTCCTCAAACTTGACAAGATGATTTGGACATACTATGCTACATGTTCCACATTTGGCGCATAAATCATTGTCAACGATTGTATTCAAGTACCAGTCAAATTTAGGATTATCTGATTCATCCAAAATGGTCCCCAAATTACCCATATTGACTACAATGTTTTTAATTTCATCTTCAGTCAAATCTGTTTTATCCAAAGAGTTTATGAAGTCCCAAACTCTTAACTTTAGTTCTCCAACATTAACGGGAGCTTCAATTTGATTAATATATTGATTAATCATCATATCAATAATACATATTTAACATTCAAAACGCCACAATTATTATTCTTGGGTTTAAATATGTAAAAACTCATTTATTAAATTAATTAGGAATGGGAATTTTAAAATTAAAAATAAAAAAATAAAAAATTAAAAGTTTATTTTGAATCATCATATCCTATGAATTCAATTTAATCGAATTACATTATTCAATTCTTATGAACCAAAAGCACATCTACTTTTGAAATCTTTAAAACCTTTTCTGCTACACTCCCTATGACAAATTTACGGAATCCACTTTTCCCAGATGCAGAAATTACAATTAAATCAACATTTTCCTCTTGAGCAACATTATTTATTGTATCTGCAGGATAGCCAGTTTTCGCAATGGTTTTAATATTATATCCTTCAGGAAATTTCTTTTCAAGATTCTCAACATTTTCAATAGCTTCTTCAAGCAATTCTTCATTTAATTCCTGAATACGGCCTTTACGTTGAAATGTATTGGAGTGCAATTGTGGTGCCACACTTAAAATAATTATTTGACCATCAGCTGGAATTAAATTGGTTACCCTATCAATTACCTGGTCTACATAAGTAGAACCATCTGTTGGAATTAAAATTTTTTTATACATATTAACACCTTTACGAAGTAGTTTAACATTCAAATTATTTAAACATAATTCTTAAAATAAAAATGAAAAAAATAACCAGCGACAATAATGAAAATAAACCTTAAAATCAACAGGAATAAATAAAAATAAGACGTTTTTTATTAAAAAAAAGTAAAAAAATTAGTGGAATCCGCATCCACTACAGGTTTCGCATTTTTCCTCTTCTATAGGGTCATAGGTCTTATCCTCCTGAAGAGTAGCGGAGATGAAATACTGATCGAATTCATCTTTGTTTTTCAATACAGGTGATATACCTTTGAAATCACATTTGATATCTCCGGTTCCACCAATATCGACTAAAATTGGTTCACCTAATTTAAATCTTCTAAAATATGCTTCAACCTCATCCTTTAATTCTCCAGGGACTCTGAAGTTGAAAGATAAAATGTTGTTTTCCTTCATTTTAAGACCGACATACTTTTGGTCTATCTCATAATTCAAACCTAATTGTTTTTTGAAAAGTACTTTGGTACCAATCTCATTAGATGACATTTTAATAATCTCCTTAGTTAATGAATTAAAATTATTCTTTTAAAGTATTTAAATACTATTGTTATGATTTGTACAAAAGAAATTAATTAAAAAAAATTTTGTTCAACAAAATATAACGAATTATCATAATTTTGAAAAACCTTTATATAATGATAAATTCAAATCTACTATATGTTATATATTTATATTATATTATTATACCGATTACCAAACCCTTGTATAATATTATTATAACATTTATTAAATTAATTTATAAAAAAACTCAGGTGTTTATTTTGAATGAATACAACAAAGATATTGGAAACAGAATTAGAGAGTTAAGAGAATTATCAGATATTACAATTAGTGAAATTGCATCTGAATTAAACATTAAAGAAGAAACTTACATTCAATACGAAAACGCAGAAGCTGACATTCCTGCAAGTTTCATTTACGAACTCGCACACATTTTCAAAGTTGATTTAGGGTTATTATTAACCGGGGAAGAAAACAGAATGAACATTTTTGACGTTACCCGTGCAGACAAAGGAGTAAGAGTAGACAGAAGAAAAGAATACATTCACGAAAACTTATGCTCCAAATTCATTCACAAAAAAGCAGAACCTTTCATCGTAATCGTAGATCCTGAAAAAAATCCAGTACCTTCACTCAACGCACACCCTGGACAGGAATTTAACTATGTCCTTGAAGGATCAGTAAAAATCTACATTCACAATAACGAAATCATATTAAACGAAGGAGATTCCATCTTTTTCGACGCTACCCACAGACATGCAATGGTAGCATTAAACGACAAACCAGCTAAATTCTTAGCTGTACTCATATAATCATTTAACCGAGGTAATATAAATGACATCATTAATAGAAAATTTTGTAGAAAGAGTTGATTTTGACTCTTACGAAGACTTTATGAAAAATTTCAAGCTCAAATACGAACCAGATTACAATTTCGGATTTGACGTGGTGGACAAATACGCAGAAATCGATCCGGAAAAAATCGCATTAATCTGGACCAACGACCATGATGAGCATCACACTTTCACTTTCAAACAAATGAGTGAATACTCAAACAAAACTGTTAACTTACTTAAAAGGTTAGGAATTAAAAAAGGCGACAAAGTAATGCTCACCTTAAAAAACAGATACGAATGGTGGTTCTGTATGATTGCATTACACAAAATCGGTGCAATCGTAATTCCTGCAACCCACATGTTAAAACTTCACGATATCGATTTCAGACTAAACCAGGCTGAAGTAACTGCAGTAATCAGTGTGGAAGAAGATTCATTACTTCCTGACTATGAAGAAGCTGAGAAAAAATTAGACTGGGATTTAGTAAAACTCGTAATCGAAACCGACAGAGACGGATGGATTAATTTCAACGAAGCTATCGAAAAGGAAAGCCCTGTTTATGAAAGACCAACCGGTCCTGAAAACCCAATGGCTGACGAAACCTTCTTAATCTACTTTACCTCAGGAACCAGTGGAAACCCTAAAATGGTATCACATGCACATACCTACAGTTTAGGACACATTCCAACCGCCAAATATTGGCATAACGTTATCGACGGAGGAGTACACCACAGTGCAGCAGATACCGGATGGGGAAAAGCTGTATGGGGTAACCTCTACGGACAATGGATTTCCGGAACTTCCGTATTCATCTATGATTACGACAGATTCAACGGAATCAAATTACTTGAAAAAATTATCGAAAACAAGGTCAACACTTTCTGTGCACCTCCAACCGTATACAGATTCTTAATCAAAGAAAACATCGAAGGATATGACTTCTCCAACTTAACCTACGTAACTACCGCTGGAGAACCTTTACCTCCTGAAGTATCCGAAAGATTCTACGAAATCTCAGGTTTAAGAATCAAAGAAGGATTCGGACAGACCGAAACCACCTTATCCATCGGAACATTCATCTGGTTGGACGCTAAAGTAGGATGCCTCGGTAAACCTTCCCCGTTATACAACTTAAAATTACTCGATGAAGACAACAATGAAGTTGACATCGGTGAGAAAGGAGAATTATGTTTCGACATCTCCAACGGACCAACTCCAGGATTATTCAAAGAATACTACAAAGATCCTGTAAAACAAGCTGAACAATGCCACGACGGTTACTACTACTGTGGAGATACCGCTTGGGTGGATGAAGACGGATACGTTCACTTTGTTGGAAGAAACGATGACATCATCAAATCTTCAGGTTACCGTATTGGACCGTTCGAAGTAGAAAGTGCAGTTTTATCCCACGAAGCAGTATTACACTGTGCAATTACTGCTTATCCTGATGAAGTAAGAGGTCAAATCGTAAAAGCAAGTATTGTTTTACAACCTGGCTTTGAACCATCAGACAAACTTACCAAAGACATTCAAAATCACGTTAAAAACGTTACAGCTCCTTATAAATACCCAAGAATGATTGAATATGTAGATGATATTCCAGAAACCATCAGTGGTAAAACCAGAAGAGTTGAAATCAGAGAAAAAGATCAACAAAAAGCTAACTAGATGATTATAATGATTGAAGAGGAGATATCTTACCCAGTTATTAATAAAGAAATATGCAAAGGCTGTATGAGATGTATAGTCGGATGTCCTCAAAATGCAATATTACTTAGTGAAGAAATGAATAACGCAGGATATCAATTTGCTTATTATAGTGGTAATGGCTGTACCGGATGTAAAGACTGTTACTTTACCTGTCCGGAGCCATTAGGATTAGAAGTACATCAAATAAAAAACATTGCTAACGATTCCATTGCAAAAATGATTAAAGCAAAAGTAGCGGGCAAAGGGGGAAATTAGATGAGCAATCAAATGGTAAAAGGAAATACAGCAGTTATTGTCGGCGCAATGTATGCTGGATGTGACTGTTTCTTTGGATACCCAATCACACCTGCAAGTGAAATCTTGCACGAAGCATCCAAATACTTCCCGATGGTTGGAAGAAACTTTGTACAGGCTGAAAGTGAAGAAGCATCAATCAACATGGTCTACGGTGCATCAGGAACAGGCCACAGAGTAATGACCGCTTCATCAGGACCTGGTGTGAGCTTAATGCAAGAAGGATTCACCTATCTCGCTGGTGCAGAACTTCCTGCAGTTATCGTGGATATTATGAGAGCAGGACCTGGACTTGGAAACATCGGACCGGAACAAGGAGACTACAACCAGATAGTTAAAGGTGGAGGACACGGAAACTACAAAAACATCGTACTTGCTCCAAACAGTGTTCAGGAAATGTGTGACTTGACCATGAAAGCATTCGAGCTTGCTGACAAATGGAGAAATCCTGTTGTTGTTTTAGCTGACGGTACATTAGGTCAAATGGCAGAACCATTAGAATTCCCAACTGAAGCTATTAAACCAGAAATTGATGAATCCTGGTCAGTTAGAGGAAACAAAAACACTATGGGCAACCTCATTACTTCAATCTTCAATGATTTCGATGAATTGGAAGACTTCAACTACAAGCTTCAGGAAAAATACGCAAAAATCGAAGCTGAAGAAGTAATCGTTGACGAATACCAAGTTGAAGATGCAGACATCGTTTTGGTTTCATATGGAATAAGCAGCAGAATCGCAAGATCTGCAGTGGATAAAAGCCGTGAAAACGGAATTAAAGTTGGACTCTTAAGACTAATCACTTTATCCCCATTCCCAACTGAAAGAATCAAAGAGTTATCTGACAAAGGCGTTGAATTCATTTCCGTTGAAATGAGTAACGGCCAAATGCTTGCAGATGTACAGTATGCTGCTCTTAGAAGAGAAGGAACCCATCTTGTAAACAGAATGGGTGGAAACTTAATTGAATTGAAACAAATTCTTGCTAAAGTTTATGAAATTGCTGGCTTTGAAGACCATGACTTAGACTTATCCAAAAGAACTTCAGAAAAAGCTAGTCCAAATATAATTGACTAAAGGATGTGGAAAAATGAGTGAACAAGAAATTGGTAAAGATTATGAATTAAAAGTACGTAGAAATCCACAATCCCTTTTAGAAGAATATCCAAGAAAAGGAAACAATATCCAGTCAACTCACTACTGTGCTGGTTGTGGACACGGAATTATACATAAATTAATTGCAGAATGTATGGATGAACTCGGAATCCAGGAAAGATGTGTAATGATTTCCCCTGTAGGATGTTCCGTATACGCATACTTCTACTTCAACTGCGGAAACTTCCAGACCGCTCACGGAAGAGCACCTGCAGTAGCAACTGGTATTTCAAGAGCT contains the following coding sequences:
- a CDS encoding cupin domain-containing protein; translated protein: MFILNEYNKDIGNRIRELRELSDITISEIASELNIKEETYIQYENAEADIPASFIYELAHIFKVDLGLLLTGEENRMNIFDVTRADKGVRVDRRKEYIHENLCSKFIHKKAEPFIVIVDPEKNPVPSLNAHPGQEFNYVLEGSVKIYIHNNEIILNEGDSIFFDATHRHAMVALNDKPAKFLAVLI
- a CDS encoding 3-methyl-2-oxobutanoate dehydrogenase subunit VorB; translation: MSNQMVKGNTAVIVGAMYAGCDCFFGYPITPASEILHEASKYFPMVGRNFVQAESEEASINMVYGASGTGHRVMTASSGPGVSLMQEGFTYLAGAELPAVIVDIMRAGPGLGNIGPEQGDYNQIVKGGGHGNYKNIVLAPNSVQEMCDLTMKAFELADKWRNPVVVLADGTLGQMAEPLEFPTEAIKPEIDESWSVRGNKNTMGNLITSIFNDFDELEDFNYKLQEKYAKIEAEEVIVDEYQVEDADIVLVSYGISSRIARSAVDKSRENGIKVGLLRLITLSPFPTERIKELSDKGVEFISVEMSNGQMLADVQYAALRREGTHLVNRMGGNLIELKQILAKVYEIAGFEDHDLDLSKRTSEKASPNIID
- a CDS encoding 4Fe-4S binding protein; translation: MMINQYINQIEAPVNVGELKLRVWDFINSLDKTDLTEDEIKNIVVNMGNLGTILDESDNPKFDWYLNTIVDNDLCAKCGTCSIVCPNHLVKFEEKPFIQEECYRKGNGMCQEVCPRVIAGAYEIRSRLNSFEEYFYGNQILKVNLVGL
- a CDS encoding 4Fe-4S dicluster domain-containing protein, whose amino-acid sequence is MIIMIEEEISYPVINKEICKGCMRCIVGCPQNAILLSEEMNNAGYQFAYYSGNGCTGCKDCYFTCPEPLGLEVHQIKNIANDSIAKMIKAKVAGKGGN
- a CDS encoding universal stress protein; this translates as MYKKILIPTDGSTYVDQVIDRVTNLIPADGQIIILSVAPQLHSNTFQRKGRIQELNEELLEEAIENVENLEKKFPEGYNIKTIAKTGYPADTINNVAQEENVDLIVISASGKSGFRKFVIGSVAEKVLKISKVDVLLVHKN
- a CDS encoding AMP-binding protein, whose amino-acid sequence is MTSLIENFVERVDFDSYEDFMKNFKLKYEPDYNFGFDVVDKYAEIDPEKIALIWTNDHDEHHTFTFKQMSEYSNKTVNLLKRLGIKKGDKVMLTLKNRYEWWFCMIALHKIGAIVIPATHMLKLHDIDFRLNQAEVTAVISVEEDSLLPDYEEAEKKLDWDLVKLVIETDRDGWINFNEAIEKESPVYERPTGPENPMADETFLIYFTSGTSGNPKMVSHAHTYSLGHIPTAKYWHNVIDGGVHHSAADTGWGKAVWGNLYGQWISGTSVFIYDYDRFNGIKLLEKIIENKVNTFCAPPTVYRFLIKENIEGYDFSNLTYVTTAGEPLPPEVSERFYEISGLRIKEGFGQTETTLSIGTFIWLDAKVGCLGKPSPLYNLKLLDEDNNEVDIGEKGELCFDISNGPTPGLFKEYYKDPVKQAEQCHDGYYYCGDTAWVDEDGYVHFVGRNDDIIKSSGYRIGPFEVESAVLSHEAVLHCAITAYPDEVRGQIVKASIVLQPGFEPSDKLTKDIQNHVKNVTAPYKYPRMIEYVDDIPETISGKTRRVEIREKDQQKAN